From the genome of Geothrix sp. 21YS21S-4, one region includes:
- a CDS encoding ATP-binding protein: MSPASKRHPELTRLYVAVGLGVLIVMIILAYKGVGNRIAAGGLDAPSRWALVAVGTANVLAIGTLMFIVARSLAKLYFERRSGILGARLRTRLVLTLFIVGIVPSLILFLVGRDFINKNVERWFSPETEVAIREGQKAAEDIRAAAAARLTFGAERLLASPSAEASAMRVASGLDLVAFLGPKGDGVRSLDLGAALTPPDLTSLPAMETAWESQEGLWLLRAVPRGDGLWAVGVFMPRATLDRVLALEQRFREGQQIRANRDTLQTLPQSTFLFLTLLTLFFAVWSGLALARSLSEPIRALAKAAQRVGSGDLEVQLPELGEDELAFLARTFNAMTRDLKTNQAAIEAQASRLEQQRAYLDQILAALPVGVMSWRADGELRTFNAASRTWLGLESFDLGEARWATVETLPRLGRLPDLLVAVRESGRGVQEELRLGGEGEGRPVRAILEPLKNGGVLAVLEDLSLLAQAEKRAAWQEVARRMAHEVKNPLTPIQLTAQRLLRRTREGRLDLQAVQEGAETILGEVASLSRLVDSFSRFARLPVPQFAPCDPADLLRQVLALYEPNHPDIRWSLALPEDGAEVQWDGDMVKRALINLVDNAVAAVEGRGSVALALRSEDGAWRYDVEDDGTGIPEPDRDRLFEPYFSTKRKGTGLGLAIVRRIAQDHGGDAWYEPLEPGSRFSLALPSRR, translated from the coding sequence ATGAGCCCCGCCTCCAAACGCCATCCCGAGCTGACGCGCCTGTACGTGGCCGTGGGCCTGGGAGTGCTGATCGTGATGATCATCCTGGCCTACAAGGGCGTGGGGAACCGGATCGCGGCGGGGGGGCTGGACGCGCCCTCGCGCTGGGCCCTGGTGGCGGTGGGGACGGCCAACGTCCTCGCCATCGGGACCCTGATGTTCATCGTGGCCCGCAGCCTCGCGAAGCTCTACTTCGAGCGCCGCAGCGGGATCCTGGGCGCCCGGCTCCGGACGCGGCTGGTGCTGACCCTCTTCATCGTCGGCATCGTGCCCAGCCTGATCCTGTTCCTGGTGGGCCGGGACTTCATCAACAAGAACGTGGAGCGCTGGTTCAGTCCCGAGACGGAGGTGGCGATCCGCGAGGGGCAGAAGGCGGCGGAGGACATCCGCGCCGCCGCCGCCGCCCGGCTGACCTTCGGCGCCGAGCGGCTGCTGGCCTCGCCGTCGGCGGAGGCCTCCGCGATGCGGGTGGCGTCGGGCCTCGACCTGGTGGCCTTTCTCGGCCCCAAGGGCGACGGCGTGCGCTCCCTGGATTTGGGCGCGGCGCTGACGCCGCCGGACCTCACCTCCCTGCCCGCCATGGAGACGGCCTGGGAATCCCAGGAGGGCCTGTGGCTGCTCCGCGCCGTTCCCCGCGGCGACGGCCTGTGGGCGGTGGGCGTGTTCATGCCGCGGGCGACGCTGGACCGGGTACTGGCCCTCGAACAGCGCTTCCGGGAGGGCCAGCAGATCCGCGCCAACCGCGACACGCTTCAGACCCTGCCCCAGAGCACCTTCCTGTTCCTGACGCTGCTGACGCTGTTCTTCGCGGTGTGGTCGGGGCTGGCCCTGGCGCGGTCCCTCAGCGAGCCCATCCGCGCCCTGGCGAAGGCCGCCCAGCGCGTGGGCAGCGGCGATCTGGAGGTTCAGTTGCCGGAATTGGGGGAGGACGAACTGGCCTTCCTCGCCCGCACCTTCAACGCCATGACCCGCGACCTCAAGACCAACCAGGCCGCCATCGAGGCCCAGGCCAGCCGCTTGGAGCAGCAGCGGGCGTACCTCGATCAGATCCTTGCCGCCCTGCCCGTGGGCGTGATGAGTTGGCGGGCGGACGGCGAGCTGCGGACCTTCAATGCCGCGTCGCGGACTTGGCTGGGGCTGGAGTCCTTCGACCTGGGCGAGGCCCGCTGGGCGACGGTGGAGACCCTGCCACGCCTGGGCCGCCTGCCGGATCTGCTGGTCGCCGTGCGGGAATCCGGGCGCGGCGTCCAGGAGGAGCTGCGGCTGGGCGGCGAGGGCGAAGGGCGGCCCGTGCGGGCCATCCTGGAACCCCTCAAGAACGGCGGCGTGCTGGCGGTGCTGGAGGACCTGTCGCTGCTGGCCCAGGCCGAGAAGCGGGCCGCCTGGCAGGAGGTGGCGCGGCGGATGGCCCACGAGGTGAAGAACCCCCTCACGCCCATCCAGCTCACCGCCCAGCGCCTCCTCCGCCGCACCCGGGAAGGGCGGCTGGATCTGCAGGCGGTGCAGGAGGGCGCGGAGACCATCCTGGGCGAGGTGGCGAGCCTGTCGCGGCTGGTGGACAGCTTCAGCCGCTTCGCCCGCCTGCCCGTGCCCCAGTTCGCGCCCTGCGACCCCGCGGACCTGCTGCGCCAGGTGCTGGCCCTCTATGAGCCCAACCACCCCGACATCCGGTGGAGCCTGGCGCTCCCCGAGGACGGCGCGGAGGTCCAGTGGGACGGCGACATGGTGAAGCGCGCGCTGATCAACCTGGTGGACAACGCGGTGGCGGCCGTCGAAGGGCGGGGATCCGTGGCCCTCGCCCTCCGATCGGAAGACGGCGCGTGGCGCTACGACGTGGAGGATGACGGGACCGGCATCCCCGAGCCGGACCGCGACCGTTTGTTCGAGCCCTACTTCTCCACCAAGCGGAAGGGCACCGGCCTCGGCCTCGCCATCGTCCGCCGCATCGCCCAGGACCACGGCGGCGACGCCTGGTACGAGCCGCTGGAGCCCGGCAGCCGCTTCAGCCTCGCCCTCCCGTCCCGGCGGTGA
- a CDS encoding efflux RND transporter permease subunit, with product MVNFFIDRPIFAWVVAIVMMLAGLLAIKTLPVSQYPPVAPPSISVDAFYPGASAKTVENTVTQIIEQKMTGLDRLLYMAATSDSAGHGSVTLTFQPGTDPDAAWAKVQNKLELAKPLMPQVVQQMGIAVTKSTKNIFMILSITSTDGSMNAEDLRDYLASNVENVISRVEGVGEVLSFGTQYAMRIWLNPDKMVGYRLTPDDVRQSLKAYNAQISAGQAGGLPAVDGQQLNVTVNVQELLQTPEQFAAIPLRINADGSTIRLRDVARTELGTESYESDTKLNGKPAAGMLIRLASGANALDTSKLIKAKMGELEPYFPPSVRVDYPYETTPFVSVAIEEVIKTLIEAVVLVFLVMLLFLGNFRATLIPTIAVPVVLLGTFAILQYVGMSINMLTMFAMVLAIGLLVDDAIVVVENVERIMHEEGLSPLEATRKSMGQITGALVGIGLVLSAVFGPMAFFGGSTGIIFRQFSFTLITAMMLSVVVALVLTPSLCVSFLKPVNKGHEAAESGWKVTRPFFLWFDRFYNKINAIFVAQLGQVLSKWVRYGIVYLVIVGGMAVLFLRLPTAFLPEEDQGILMTIVQLPAGSTLEQTQKVMTEVQQHFQNSEKDAVESCMTVGGYSVAGRGQNNGMAFVKLKDWKLRDRSELRADAVVGRAMRAFSARRDAMVFAFAPPAILELGNATGFDFQLQDRGGVGHAKLMEARNQLLGMAAQNKNLKAVRPNGLDDQPEYNVRLDQDRAGALGVPLPVISDTLASAWGGSYVNDFINRGRVKKVYIQADAPFRMQLEDLNKLYVRNTQGAMVPFSAFSTGEWSYGSPNLQRYNSFPAVNVQGEPAAGKSTGDAMLAMEEIASKLPAGIGYEWTGLSYQERQAGTQAPALYAVSILVIFLCLAALYESWTIPFSILLVLPVGVFGTALATWGRGLSSDVYFQIGLLTTLGLTAKNAILIVQFAQEQMAQGVGLMEAALEASRLRLRPILMTSLAFTFGVLPMAISRGAGAAAQNAIGTGVVGGMLSATFIAIFYIPLSFVLVSQLFRKKKATAEPPISGPASEEGHA from the coding sequence ATGGTCAATTTCTTCATCGACCGGCCCATCTTCGCGTGGGTCGTCGCCATCGTGATGATGCTGGCGGGCCTCCTGGCCATCAAGACGCTGCCGGTGTCCCAGTACCCGCCCGTGGCGCCGCCCTCCATCTCCGTGGACGCCTTCTATCCCGGCGCCTCGGCGAAGACCGTGGAGAACACCGTCACCCAGATCATCGAGCAGAAGATGACGGGCCTGGACCGGCTGCTGTACATGGCCGCCACCAGCGACTCCGCGGGCCACGGCAGCGTGACGCTGACCTTCCAGCCCGGCACCGATCCCGACGCCGCCTGGGCCAAGGTCCAGAACAAGCTGGAGCTGGCCAAGCCCCTGATGCCCCAGGTCGTGCAGCAGATGGGCATCGCCGTCACCAAGTCCACCAAGAACATCTTCATGATCCTGTCCATCACCTCGACGGACGGCAGCATGAACGCCGAGGACCTGCGCGACTACCTCGCCTCCAACGTGGAGAACGTCATCAGCCGCGTGGAGGGCGTGGGCGAGGTGCTGTCCTTCGGCACCCAGTACGCCATGCGGATCTGGCTCAACCCGGACAAGATGGTGGGCTACCGCCTCACCCCCGACGACGTCCGGCAGTCGCTGAAGGCCTACAACGCCCAGATCTCCGCCGGCCAGGCGGGCGGTCTGCCGGCCGTCGACGGCCAGCAGCTCAACGTCACGGTGAACGTGCAGGAACTGCTCCAGACGCCCGAGCAGTTCGCGGCCATTCCCCTCCGCATCAACGCCGACGGCTCCACCATCCGCCTCCGCGACGTGGCGCGCACGGAGCTGGGCACCGAATCCTACGAAAGCGACACCAAGCTCAACGGCAAGCCCGCGGCGGGCATGCTCATCCGCCTGGCCTCGGGCGCGAACGCGCTCGACACGTCGAAGCTCATCAAGGCCAAGATGGGCGAGCTGGAGCCCTACTTCCCGCCCAGCGTGCGCGTCGACTACCCCTACGAGACCACCCCCTTCGTGTCCGTGGCCATCGAGGAGGTCATCAAGACTTTGATCGAGGCCGTGGTCCTCGTGTTCCTCGTGATGCTGCTGTTCCTCGGGAACTTCCGCGCCACGCTGATCCCCACCATCGCCGTCCCCGTGGTGCTGCTGGGCACCTTCGCGATCCTGCAGTACGTGGGGATGTCCATAAATATGCTCACGATGTTCGCCATGGTGCTGGCCATCGGCCTCTTGGTGGACGACGCCATCGTCGTGGTGGAGAACGTCGAACGCATCATGCACGAAGAGGGCCTGTCGCCCCTGGAGGCCACGCGGAAATCCATGGGCCAGATCACCGGCGCCCTGGTGGGCATCGGGCTCGTGCTGTCCGCGGTGTTCGGCCCCATGGCCTTCTTCGGCGGATCGACGGGCATCATCTTCCGCCAGTTCTCCTTCACCCTCATCACCGCCATGATGCTGTCCGTGGTGGTGGCGCTCGTCCTCACGCCCTCGCTGTGCGTCAGCTTCCTCAAGCCCGTGAACAAGGGCCACGAGGCCGCCGAGAGCGGGTGGAAGGTCACGCGTCCGTTCTTCCTCTGGTTCGACCGCTTCTACAACAAGATCAACGCGATCTTCGTGGCCCAGCTTGGCCAGGTACTGTCCAAGTGGGTGCGCTACGGCATCGTCTACCTCGTCATCGTGGGCGGGATGGCCGTGCTGTTCCTGCGCCTCCCCACCGCGTTCCTGCCCGAGGAGGACCAGGGCATCCTCATGACCATCGTCCAGCTGCCCGCGGGTTCCACCCTCGAGCAGACCCAGAAGGTCATGACCGAGGTCCAGCAGCACTTCCAGAACAGCGAGAAGGACGCGGTCGAATCCTGCATGACCGTCGGCGGCTACAGCGTCGCGGGCCGCGGCCAGAACAACGGCATGGCCTTCGTCAAGCTCAAGGACTGGAAGCTCCGCGACCGCTCGGAGCTGAGGGCGGATGCCGTCGTGGGCCGCGCCATGCGCGCCTTCTCCGCCCGCCGCGACGCCATGGTGTTCGCCTTCGCGCCGCCGGCCATCCTCGAGCTCGGCAACGCCACGGGCTTCGACTTCCAGCTCCAGGACCGCGGCGGCGTGGGCCACGCCAAGCTCATGGAGGCCCGCAACCAGCTGCTGGGCATGGCTGCCCAGAACAAGAACCTCAAGGCCGTGCGCCCCAACGGACTGGACGACCAGCCGGAGTACAACGTGCGGCTCGACCAGGATCGCGCCGGCGCCCTGGGCGTCCCCCTGCCCGTCATCAGCGACACCCTCGCCAGCGCGTGGGGCGGCTCCTACGTGAACGACTTCATCAACCGCGGCCGCGTCAAAAAAGTCTACATCCAGGCCGACGCACCCTTCCGCATGCAGCTCGAGGACCTCAACAAGCTCTACGTGCGCAACACCCAGGGCGCCATGGTTCCCTTCTCCGCCTTCTCCACCGGCGAGTGGAGCTACGGATCGCCCAATCTCCAGCGCTACAACAGCTTCCCGGCGGTGAACGTCCAGGGCGAGCCCGCCGCGGGCAAGAGCACCGGCGACGCGATGCTCGCCATGGAGGAGATCGCCTCGAAGCTCCCGGCCGGCATCGGCTACGAGTGGACGGGCCTCTCCTACCAGGAACGCCAGGCCGGAACCCAGGCCCCGGCGCTCTACGCGGTGTCCATCCTCGTCATCTTCCTGTGCCTCGCCGCCCTCTACGAGAGCTGGACCATCCCGTTCTCGATCCTGCTGGTGCTCCCCGTGGGCGTCTTCGGGACGGCGCTGGCGACCTGGGGACGCGGCCTCTCCAGCGACGTCTACTTCCAGATCGGACTGCTGACCACCCTGGGCCTCACCGCGAAGAACGCGATCCTGATCGTGCAGTTCGCGCAGGAGCAGATGGCGCAGGGCGTGGGCCTGATGGAAGCGGCGCTGGAGGCCTCGCGCCTCCGCCTCCGCCCCATCCTGATGACCTCCCTGGCCTTCACCTTCGGCGTGCTCCCCATGGCCATCAGCCGCGGGGCGGGCGCCGCGGCCCAGAACGCCATCGGGACCGGCGTGGTGGGCGGGATGCTGTCCGCCACCTTCATCGCGATCTTCTACATCCCCCTGTCCTTCGTCCTGGTCAGCCAGCTGTTCCGGAAGAAGAAGGCGACCGCCGAGCCCCCCATTTCCGGGCCCGCCTCCGAGGAGGGACACGCCTGA
- a CDS encoding sugar diacid recognition domain-containing protein, which produces MDREIAQKIVEFIHTATEMNPIVCDLDGTIVAAHVTSRIGTFHAGTRKMLQEDLPFLIVTAEEEEASGGTVRAGINLPIRHNGELIGSIGIPGDPEKTLLVTRMASGLFSKELRERELLERLVGHAAQMDTAISTIVSTAEQVNASQARVSGMVEEVERLVNASFEDIKTTGEVVETIQSIASNTQMLGLNAAIEAAHAKHHGRGFAIVAEAVRKLSDQSNQSAEHIKVAQSHLNESMGRVVDFSKDLTTQTHEQTETTRAIAGMVLDLKQVSEDLMALTRD; this is translated from the coding sequence ATGGACCGTGAAATCGCCCAAAAGATCGTGGAGTTCATCCACACCGCGACGGAGATGAATCCGATCGTCTGCGACCTCGACGGGACGATCGTGGCTGCCCACGTCACCTCGCGGATCGGCACCTTCCACGCCGGCACCCGCAAGATGCTCCAGGAGGACCTCCCCTTCCTGATCGTCACCGCGGAAGAAGAGGAAGCGTCCGGCGGAACGGTCCGGGCGGGCATCAACCTGCCCATCCGCCACAACGGCGAGCTGATCGGATCCATCGGGATCCCGGGCGATCCCGAGAAGACGCTGCTGGTGACCCGCATGGCCTCCGGCCTGTTCTCCAAGGAACTGCGGGAGCGGGAGCTGCTCGAACGCCTGGTGGGCCACGCGGCGCAGATGGACACCGCCATCAGCACCATCGTGTCCACCGCGGAGCAGGTGAACGCCTCCCAGGCCCGGGTGTCGGGCATGGTCGAAGAGGTGGAGCGGCTGGTGAACGCCTCCTTCGAGGACATCAAGACGACGGGCGAAGTGGTGGAGACCATCCAGTCCATCGCCAGCAACACCCAGATGCTCGGCCTGAACGCGGCCATCGAGGCGGCCCACGCCAAGCACCACGGGCGCGGCTTCGCCATCGTGGCGGAGGCCGTCCGCAAGCTGTCGGACCAGTCCAACCAGTCGGCGGAGCACATCAAGGTGGCCCAGTCCCACCTGAACGAATCCATGGGCCGGGTGGTGGATTTCTCCAAGGACCTGACGACCCAGACCCACGAGCAGACCGAGACCACCCGCGCCATCGCGGGGATGGTGCTGGACCTGAAGCAGGTCAGCGAAGACCTGATGGCCCTGACGCGAGACTGA
- the surE gene encoding 5'/3'-nucleotidase SurE gives MPERLILLTNDDGLWAPGLEALAQAAAPFGRVVVVAPDRNRSAISSALSLHNILRLNPTGTDRYACDGTPVDCVLLGVCEVLGRAPDWVLSGINHGFNLGEDVFYSGTVGAAFEGRLQGARAAAFSLHPQGSLDAAGRWIGRFLERWETMELPSNRIWNVNLPQGEPLGFRLAGQDSRAYHDLVERRMDPRQVPYFWIGGDAGPTYARAPRTDAEAVFSGWASVTPLRLDLGCPDTLARQTDFDAAFNAPSLNESGVQESSLG, from the coding sequence ATGCCCGAACGCCTGATCCTTCTCACCAACGACGATGGCCTGTGGGCCCCGGGGCTGGAGGCGCTGGCGCAGGCGGCGGCGCCGTTCGGGCGGGTGGTCGTGGTGGCGCCGGACCGCAACCGGTCGGCCATCTCGTCGGCGCTGAGCCTGCACAACATCCTGCGGCTGAACCCCACCGGCACGGACCGCTACGCCTGCGACGGCACGCCCGTGGACTGCGTCCTGCTGGGCGTCTGCGAGGTCCTGGGCCGCGCGCCGGACTGGGTGCTGTCGGGCATCAACCACGGGTTCAACCTGGGCGAGGACGTGTTCTATTCGGGCACCGTGGGCGCGGCCTTCGAGGGCCGCTTGCAGGGCGCGCGGGCCGCGGCCTTCTCCCTCCACCCCCAGGGCTCGCTGGACGCCGCGGGCCGGTGGATCGGCCGCTTCCTGGAGCGGTGGGAAACCATGGAGCTGCCCTCCAACCGCATCTGGAACGTGAACCTGCCCCAGGGCGAGCCGCTGGGGTTCCGGCTGGCGGGCCAGGACAGCCGCGCCTACCACGACCTGGTGGAGCGGCGGATGGATCCCCGCCAGGTGCCCTACTTCTGGATCGGCGGGGACGCCGGCCCCACCTACGCCCGGGCGCCCCGCACGGATGCCGAGGCGGTCTTCAGCGGGTGGGCCAGCGTCACGCCCCTGCGCCTGGACCTGGGCTGCCCCGACACCCTGGCGCGGCAGACGGATTTCGACGCGGCCTTCAACGCCCCCAGCCTGAACGAATCCGGCGTGCAGGAATCCTCCCTGGGCTAG
- a CDS encoding N-acetyltransferase: MKLEMGRLEDGAPLPEWVAALDRAAFGDAWQSLAPHEALWAIPEVAFARWSRVPAAGEAELLRIAVAPEARGQGLGRVLLEVCQRELAAEGLVRLFLEVRPSNAPALRLYQRCGWEPCGLRPRYYSNGEDALVFVRTS; this comes from the coding sequence ATGAAGCTGGAGATGGGCCGCCTGGAGGACGGGGCGCCCCTCCCTGAGTGGGTGGCAGCCCTGGACCGCGCGGCCTTCGGCGACGCCTGGCAGAGCCTGGCGCCCCACGAGGCTCTGTGGGCGATCCCGGAAGTGGCCTTCGCCCGCTGGTCCCGGGTGCCCGCCGCCGGCGAGGCCGAGCTGCTGCGGATCGCCGTGGCGCCCGAAGCCCGGGGGCAGGGGCTCGGGCGGGTGCTGCTGGAGGTCTGCCAGCGGGAGCTGGCGGCGGAGGGCCTCGTCCGCCTGTTCCTGGAGGTCCGGCCCTCCAACGCCCCCGCCCTCCGGCTCTACCAGCGCTGCGGCTGGGAGCCCTGCGGCCTGCGCCCCCGCTACTACTCCAACGGCGAGGACGCCCTGGTGTTCGTGCGGACGAGCTGA
- a CDS encoding DNA methyltransferase codes for MATADSEAARQSFLAGFIPGAGLSNVDSPLPDAAWDAVASENGTYPRLSLEFWTAKQRQASSLHEISYRACYKPQLPRHFIERLTRPGDRVYDPFSGRGTTALEAALMGRRVAANDVNPLSRMLAEPRLAPPDPKAVAQRLEAISPATETGGPDLGMFFHLDTEAEIRGLRRWFLDRAASGELDALDAWIRMVATNRLTGHSPGFFSVYTLPPNQALGADKQRQINARRNQVPPYRDTRALILRKTKRLLSDLGPEQRRHLAAAAEDAVFLTGDARRTPGLADGAVQLTVTSPPFLDVVDYAADNWLRCWFAGLDAEAVGKGISTPRTVEAWAATMGEVFAELHRVTRPGGFVAFEVGEVRRGKVKLDEVVLPLGLAAGFRAHGVLVNTQAFTKTAHIWGVGNNAQGTNSNRIVLFERK; via the coding sequence ATGGCGACGGCGGATTCGGAAGCGGCGAGGCAGAGCTTCCTGGCGGGATTCATTCCCGGCGCCGGCCTCTCCAACGTCGACTCGCCGCTGCCCGATGCGGCTTGGGATGCGGTGGCATCCGAGAACGGCACCTATCCCCGGCTGTCGCTGGAGTTCTGGACCGCGAAGCAGCGCCAGGCCTCCAGCCTGCACGAGATCTCCTACCGGGCCTGCTACAAGCCCCAGCTCCCGCGCCACTTCATCGAGCGCCTCACGCGGCCCGGCGACCGCGTCTACGATCCCTTCAGCGGACGGGGCACCACGGCCCTGGAAGCGGCGCTGATGGGCCGCCGGGTGGCCGCCAACGACGTCAATCCGCTGTCCCGGATGCTGGCGGAACCACGGCTCGCGCCGCCCGATCCCAAAGCCGTGGCGCAACGCCTGGAAGCCATTTCCCCCGCGACGGAAACCGGCGGCCCGGACCTGGGGATGTTCTTCCATCTGGACACGGAAGCCGAGATCCGCGGGCTCCGCCGATGGTTCCTGGACCGCGCGGCCTCCGGGGAACTGGACGCGCTGGACGCCTGGATCCGCATGGTGGCGACGAACCGCCTGACGGGCCACAGCCCCGGCTTCTTCTCCGTCTACACCCTGCCCCCCAACCAGGCCCTCGGCGCCGACAAGCAGCGGCAGATCAACGCCCGGCGGAACCAGGTTCCTCCCTACCGCGACACCCGCGCCCTCATCCTGCGGAAGACGAAGCGGCTGCTCTCGGACCTGGGCCCCGAGCAGCGGCGCCACCTGGCCGCCGCCGCGGAGGACGCCGTGTTCCTCACCGGAGACGCCCGGCGAACGCCGGGCTTGGCGGACGGCGCCGTCCAGCTCACGGTCACGTCGCCGCCCTTCCTCGACGTGGTGGACTACGCCGCCGACAACTGGCTCCGCTGCTGGTTTGCGGGGCTGGACGCCGAGGCCGTGGGAAAGGGGATCAGCACGCCCCGGACGGTGGAGGCCTGGGCCGCGACCATGGGCGAGGTGTTCGCCGAACTCCACCGCGTCACCCGGCCCGGAGGCTTCGTGGCCTTCGAGGTCGGCGAGGTCCGCCGCGGGAAGGTCAAGCTGGATGAAGTGGTGCTGCCCCTGGGCCTCGCCGCAGGCTTCCGCGCCCACGGCGTGCTGGTGAACACCCAGGCCTTCACCAAGACCGCCCACATCTGGGGCGTGGGGAACAACGCCCAGGGCACCAACAGCAACCGGATCGTCTTGTTCGAAAGAAAGTGA
- the adeC gene encoding AdeC/AdeK/OprM family multidrug efflux complex outer membrane factor, translating into MSSHSRTLLPFALPLALAGLGCVSMAPRYRTPEPPVPKAWPEGPSYKAAGSGALAADLPWQDFFTDARLRKVLDLALRNNRDLRIAALNTEKARAYYRIQRAELFPSISAVGQGSRQRLPASVSGTGESIIAQQYSASVAVTSWELDFFGRVRSLKNRALEEYLATEQARNSAQVALLSEVANAYLALAADRESLKLAQDTLTNQEDSHKLVRRRFEVGASSELDAYRAQVSAETARADVARYTRAVALDENALALLAGAPVPAEWLPQALGSVAAVQDVAPGLPSDVLAHRPDILMAENQLKAANANIGAARAAFFPRISLTSTFGSMDAELSGLFKSGSRAWSVSPQAVLPIFDMGARRANLKVAQADRDIYLAQYEKAIQMAFKEVADALAERGTLAEQLAAQETLTQALEGSYRLAQARYTAGIDGYLGVLDAQRSLYAAQQGLISLRQAKHGNLVGLYRVLGGGWKPSAS; encoded by the coding sequence ATGTCATCCCATTCCCGCACCCTCCTCCCCTTCGCGCTCCCACTGGCGCTCGCCGGCCTCGGCTGCGTGTCCATGGCCCCGCGCTACCGCACGCCGGAACCGCCCGTGCCCAAGGCCTGGCCGGAAGGCCCGTCCTACAAGGCCGCAGGTAGCGGGGCTCTCGCGGCGGACCTCCCCTGGCAGGACTTCTTCACGGACGCCCGGCTGCGGAAGGTCCTGGACCTCGCCCTGCGCAACAACCGCGATCTGCGGATCGCGGCGCTGAACACGGAGAAGGCCCGCGCCTACTACCGCATCCAGCGGGCGGAGCTGTTCCCCTCGATCAGCGCCGTGGGCCAGGGAAGCCGCCAACGGCTCCCCGCCAGCGTCTCCGGCACGGGCGAGTCGATCATCGCCCAGCAGTACTCCGCCAGCGTGGCCGTCACCTCCTGGGAGCTGGATTTCTTCGGGCGGGTCCGCAGCCTGAAGAACCGCGCCCTGGAGGAGTACCTCGCCACCGAACAGGCCCGGAACAGCGCCCAGGTCGCCCTGCTGTCCGAGGTGGCCAACGCCTACCTCGCCCTGGCGGCGGATCGCGAGAGCCTGAAGCTGGCCCAGGACACCCTCACCAACCAGGAGGACTCGCACAAGCTGGTCCGCCGGCGGTTCGAAGTGGGCGCCTCCTCGGAGCTGGACGCCTACCGCGCGCAGGTCAGCGCGGAGACGGCCCGGGCGGATGTGGCCCGCTACACCCGCGCCGTGGCCCTGGACGAGAACGCGCTCGCGCTCCTGGCGGGCGCCCCCGTGCCCGCGGAGTGGCTGCCCCAGGCCCTGGGCAGCGTGGCCGCGGTGCAGGACGTCGCGCCCGGCCTGCCCTCCGACGTCCTGGCCCACCGGCCCGACATCCTGATGGCCGAGAACCAGCTCAAGGCGGCCAACGCCAACATCGGCGCCGCCCGCGCCGCCTTCTTCCCGCGGATCTCGCTCACGTCCACCTTCGGGAGCATGGACGCGGAACTCTCCGGCCTGTTCAAGTCCGGCTCCCGCGCATGGAGCGTCTCGCCCCAGGCCGTCCTGCCGATCTTCGACATGGGGGCCCGGCGGGCGAACCTGAAGGTGGCCCAGGCCGACCGGGACATCTACCTCGCCCAGTACGAAAAGGCGATCCAGATGGCCTTCAAGGAAGTGGCCGACGCCCTGGCCGAGCGCGGCACCCTGGCGGAGCAGCTCGCCGCCCAGGAGACCCTCACCCAGGCCCTGGAGGGGAGCTACCGCCTCGCCCAGGCCCGCTACACCGCGGGGATCGACGGCTACCTCGGCGTCCTCGACGCCCAGCGCTCGCTCTACGCCGCCCAGCAGGGTCTCATCTCCCTCCGCCAGGCCAAGCACGGCAACCTCGTCGGCCTCTACCGCGTCCTCGGCGGCGGCTGGAAGCCCTCGGCGTCCTGA
- a CDS encoding adenine phosphoribosyltransferase, which yields MPPLTSPLAAFVRDVPDFPKAGILFKDITPLLADAEAFGEAVAAMAQPALTLQPTHVLGLESRGFIFGSALAQKLGVGFVPARKPGKLPRPTHHEAYGLEYGSDALEIHTDAFGPGDRVLIVDDVMATGGTAAAAGRLVKLTGAQAVGLTVFIELASLPGREQVEGLPVFSVLRY from the coding sequence ATGCCGCCGCTCACCTCCCCCCTCGCCGCCTTCGTCCGGGACGTCCCGGATTTCCCCAAAGCGGGAATCCTGTTCAAGGACATCACGCCGCTGCTGGCGGATGCCGAGGCCTTCGGCGAAGCCGTAGCGGCCATGGCCCAGCCGGCGCTGACCCTCCAGCCCACCCACGTCCTGGGACTGGAATCCCGCGGGTTCATCTTCGGCAGCGCCCTGGCGCAGAAGCTGGGCGTGGGCTTCGTGCCCGCCCGCAAGCCCGGCAAGCTCCCCCGGCCCACCCACCATGAGGCCTACGGGCTGGAGTACGGGTCCGACGCCCTGGAGATCCACACCGACGCCTTCGGCCCCGGCGACCGGGTGCTGATCGTGGATGACGTGATGGCCACCGGCGGCACCGCCGCCGCTGCGGGACGCCTCGTGAAGCTCACCGGAGCCCAGGCCGTGGGCCTCACGGTATTCATCGAACTGGCCTCCCTCCCCGGCCGCGAGCAGGTCGAGGGACTGCCGGTGTTCAGCGTCCTGCGCTACTGA